A section of the Terriglobia bacterium genome encodes:
- a CDS encoding 3-hydroxybutyryl-CoA dehydrogenase, which yields MSHPIETIGVIGAGTMGNGIAQVSAIAGLHVVLKDIKDELLDRGLKTIEKSLAKFVEKGKLTSEQRAAALKNIGTTLTPQALARCDFVIEAASENYEVKKKILEEMDAICPPEVIFATNTSSISITRLAAETHRPDKFIGMHFMNPVPLMVLVEIIRGIATSDATFEATQLLSEKVGKVPCEVNDYPGFVSNRVLMPMINEAIYCVMEGVGKPESIDTVMKLGMNHPMGPLALADLIGLDVCLDIMEVLYSGFADSKYRPCPLLKKMVAAGRLGRKSGQGFYSYS from the coding sequence ATGTCACATCCCATTGAGACGATCGGCGTTATCGGGGCTGGAACCATGGGAAATGGGATTGCCCAGGTGAGCGCCATCGCAGGGCTGCACGTTGTCCTCAAAGACATCAAAGACGAATTGTTGGACCGCGGTTTGAAAACCATTGAGAAATCCCTCGCAAAATTCGTTGAGAAAGGAAAGCTGACTTCGGAACAAAGAGCGGCCGCCCTCAAGAACATCGGCACGACGCTGACTCCTCAAGCGCTTGCCCGCTGCGATTTTGTCATTGAAGCCGCCAGCGAAAACTATGAAGTCAAGAAGAAGATCCTTGAAGAGATGGACGCCATCTGCCCCCCGGAGGTGATCTTTGCAACCAATACCTCGTCCATTTCAATCACACGGCTCGCCGCTGAGACCCACCGCCCCGATAAATTCATTGGAATGCACTTTATGAATCCGGTTCCTCTGATGGTCCTGGTCGAAATCATTCGCGGGATTGCGACCAGCGATGCCACCTTCGAGGCCACCCAACTGCTTTCGGAGAAGGTCGGAAAGGTCCCCTGCGAAGTGAACGACTATCCGGGATTTGTGTCCAACCGTGTGCTCATGCCGATGATCAATGAGGCGATATACTGCGTGATGGAAGGCGTGGGAAAGCCCGAATCGATCGACACCGTCATGAAGCTGGGGATGAACCATCCCATGGGCCCCCTGGCGCTGGCTGACCTGATCGGCCTGGATGTCTGTCTCGACATCATGGAGGTGCTTTACAGCGGGTTTGCGGACTCGAAATACCGACCCTGTCCGCTCTTGAAGAAAATGGTCGCCGCCGGGAGGCTGGGGCGAAAAAGCGGGCAAGGGTTTTATAGTTATTCGTGA
- a CDS encoding tetratricopeptide repeat protein yields MILCQKCAAVNQFGQELCTKCGTRLMITAPQYEQERPSVQPLEEHLLERISTLEYEHTKLGERIAQLTEVVNKLVSGNFYDHKMIEAISVALQKARVVAGKTLENLWRERVLDYREESARRDHFSARKPRILQLSPEKHRPRVKIKLNEAESLLFGANHSKEGLRLLRGLMRREPENYELAFLLSEYFYSMNRFGEAAQYLKKALTTNPQHFDSILLWGVMLTNGGRYAEAEDVLRTALGLRADSHIAHLTLGAVCASQGQPQKAKHHLSKAVGLAPSSSMYFTAGEISANFGWQKDAIHFYKKAIQIDPTFDEAFYKLGLIYLKNHRTRVAEKYLRTAYQLNPQESRYRDALKAHSKRQARQQS; encoded by the coding sequence ATGATCCTTTGTCAAAAATGTGCCGCTGTGAACCAATTCGGGCAGGAGTTGTGTACCAAGTGCGGGACACGGCTGATGATCACGGCACCGCAGTACGAGCAGGAACGGCCTTCGGTCCAGCCCCTCGAAGAACATCTCCTCGAACGCATTTCGACCTTGGAATATGAACATACCAAGCTGGGCGAGCGCATCGCTCAACTCACCGAAGTCGTCAACAAGCTGGTTTCGGGAAACTTCTACGATCACAAGATGATCGAAGCCATTTCCGTGGCGTTGCAGAAGGCGCGCGTCGTGGCGGGAAAGACCCTGGAAAACCTGTGGCGCGAGCGCGTACTCGATTACCGCGAAGAGAGCGCCCGCCGGGATCACTTTTCCGCGCGGAAACCGCGGATCCTGCAACTCAGTCCTGAGAAGCATCGCCCCCGCGTCAAGATCAAGCTCAACGAAGCGGAGTCTCTGCTCTTTGGAGCGAACCACTCCAAGGAAGGCCTGCGATTGCTCAGGGGACTGATGCGCCGGGAACCGGAGAATTATGAGCTGGCTTTCCTCCTGAGTGAATATTTCTACTCCATGAATCGCTTTGGCGAGGCGGCGCAGTATCTGAAAAAGGCGTTAACGACCAATCCTCAGCATTTCGACTCCATTCTTCTCTGGGGGGTGATGCTAACCAACGGAGGACGTTACGCGGAGGCTGAGGATGTGTTGCGGACAGCGCTGGGATTGCGCGCGGATTCGCACATCGCCCACCTGACCCTGGGCGCGGTGTGCGCTTCCCAGGGACAACCGCAGAAAGCAAAACATCATCTCTCGAAAGCGGTAGGATTGGCCCCCTCTTCTTCCATGTATTTTACCGCCGGGGAGATTTCCGCCAACTTTGGTTGGCAAAAAGACGCGATCCACTTCTACAAGAAGGCCATCCAGATCGACCCGACGTTCGATGAGGCCTTCTACAAACTCGGTTTGATCTATCTCAAGAACCACCGCACGCGCGTCGCTGAGAAGTATTTGAGAACGGCCTATCAACTCAACCCCCAGGAATCGCGTTACCGGGATGCTCTGAAGGCGCATTCAAAGCGGCAGGCACGGCAGCAATCGTGA